From Musa acuminata AAA Group cultivar baxijiao chromosome BXJ3-8, Cavendish_Baxijiao_AAA, whole genome shotgun sequence, one genomic window encodes:
- the LOC108953507 gene encoding uncharacterized protein LOC108953507, translating into MEAAKAESPPPPPLLVELSVEALRLLSRWYLSLSTLSSHPLFAVLAAASILAFLYLPRTLLPLLLSPIPISTFLLLAALFRLRSPPPNSVAAAAAVEEEVTPGLSEPKPEAKAVESTDYHQNVIFRDAFADCLRWSGPLEVIYEDYEGEEENEESRCRGRSQEQHSKWAQNENLGSGRLWPLRFACDDSDTDSEGGSPAASGSSSPAEPRLPWEDEEQGDDMIEIDLEEENLIEIDISGGR; encoded by the coding sequence ATGGAAGCAGCAAAAGCcgagtctcctcctcctcctcctcttctagtgGAGTTGTCGGTAGAGGCGCTGAGGCTCCTCTCAAGATGGTATCTTTCCCTCTCCACCCTCTCCTCCCACCCTCTCTTCGCAGTCCTCGCCGCCGCTTCCATCCTAGCCTTCCTCTACCTCCCCCGCacgctcctccccctcctcctctcccccATTCCCATCTCCACCTTCCTCCTCCTCGCCGCCCTCTTCCGCCTCCGCTCCCCGCCGCCCAACTCCGTCGCTGCCGCGGCCGCCGTCGAGGAGGAGGTAACCCCAGGTCTCTCGGAACCCAAGCCCGAGGCCAAGGCGGTGGAATCCACCGATTACCATCAAAATGTGATCTTTCGCGATGCTTTCGCCGACTGCCTCCGCTGGAGCGGACCGCTCGAGGTCATATACGAAGACTACGAGGGGGAGGAAGAGAACGAGGAGTCCCGCTGCAGAGGACGCTCGCAGGAACAACACTCGAAGTGGGCCCAAAATGAAAATTTGGGAAGCGGGCGACTGTGGCCACTCCGGTTCGCGTGCGACGACTCCGATACCGACAGCGAGGGCGGCTCCCCGGCCGCGTCGGGGTCGAGCTCGCCGGCGGAGCCCCGGCTCCCGTGGGAGGACGAAGAGCAAGGGGACGACATGATCGAGATCGATCTCGAGGAGGAGAACCTCATCGAAATTGATATCTCTGGCGGTCGGTGA